From Granulicella sp. WH15, the proteins below share one genomic window:
- a CDS encoding TonB-dependent receptor: MRLKSCWILLLVLVLGWNLDGMAFGQEDRGRINGLVTDPTGAVVPKAGVTLLNEETGVTLSTVSDAAGAYIFELVIPGVYTVTGSSAGFKQYSATHVRVEVAAHIGIPIPLQVGQQNEQVTVQGTGGARLRTEDSVLGYTVESRSLAELPILYSNPFDLQLLAPGITSTSLQPSHTYEGGSESSKVDGAQSGQTEFTLDGAPDTRNGGAVTTAYIPSRDFVQETRVITSPYDASLAHTSGGSLDTSLKSGSRQFHGSGSWFFQPQGVDAPAYSLGPTSAPANKYDRESGEVSGPILPSKLFFFGGYERQFNQQAASTTTQTVPTDAEKSGDFSALLPLGTTLSNTVTCPGHVAAPYNSYQIFDPFKTTPDPDCPGQYTRAAVPGNVITNMQTIDPVAAKILSFYPEPTGSAVETPNGANNFVSNVNNVDHYWNIATRIDYTLNDRQKLFGHYIHSLRSQPGKNAYYPGASGQTLTLKNNAIALDYVDTLNATTVLNVRYSFTRFTTVTSLDAKTTSTDLGINPNAIAGSNPAAQGFPQVKITGYATLGNSDPGFEADNIHVAMASISKSLGRHQVRFGVEWREYQANQFNSSGEHFVVNAQGTYTKGPENTNATTATIGQALASLEFGQSEGSSETLNAATSNNTDYTSGYFQDDWKVTPKLTVNLGLRYEYGSPVRERHNKSTTGFAFDAPNPVAAQAQAKYASLYTASAANPATAYYASPGSFAVNGGLEYATPGGSQQALWSGQKKNVSPRIGFAYNPTPKLVIRGGYGIFFSHLAEYVQYGNAVGFSQTTNTVPTNDGGLTFVSSLANPFPNGLIQPSGAGNGLLQSIGTSITFFPQHPSTPYNERYSLGFQYQLPADMIVEADYVGNQGYHIRVTRDYDPVPNSLLSTDSSRTVAQTAINTRMTHLSANPFQGIAMPGNPSLASSTTIANSQLAKPFPEFTGITAQDTSGFSSYNALQLSLQKRFSHGYNMTVAYTKSRSLDAITFLNPGDAKPWYGVSNGDYPQVLAVSAIYELPFGKGKPFFGSAHGVLGEAIRGFQVQGSYQVRSGQPLTFNNAGAILRPGATFADIGKNPHKSYTQWFNTAAFVNNLLTGVQGQTVDSDCKAHPTTCYTNTVLESNVRTYPLRFNNVRQDYQDLLNVGALKKFNVKERVDMIVRAEALNALNHPVYSAPSTDPSSTSFGAITGFGNLSRILQFAVEARF; encoded by the coding sequence ATGCGGTTGAAGAGCTGCTGGATCTTGCTGCTGGTTTTGGTTCTCGGGTGGAATCTGGATGGAATGGCGTTTGGACAGGAAGATCGCGGCCGCATCAACGGCCTGGTGACCGATCCCACCGGAGCGGTGGTGCCCAAGGCCGGCGTCACGCTGTTGAACGAAGAGACCGGCGTCACGCTGAGCACCGTCTCCGATGCCGCCGGAGCCTACATCTTCGAGCTGGTCATTCCCGGCGTCTACACCGTCACCGGGTCCAGTGCGGGCTTCAAACAGTACAGCGCCACCCACGTCCGCGTGGAGGTGGCCGCGCACATCGGCATCCCCATCCCGCTCCAGGTCGGCCAGCAGAACGAGCAGGTCACCGTGCAGGGAACCGGCGGCGCCCGGCTCCGCACCGAGGACTCAGTGCTCGGCTACACGGTCGAGTCGCGCTCACTCGCCGAGCTGCCCATCCTCTACAGCAACCCCTTCGACCTGCAACTGCTCGCCCCCGGCATCACCAGCACCAGCCTGCAACCCTCGCACACTTACGAGGGCGGCTCGGAGAGCAGCAAGGTCGACGGCGCGCAGTCCGGCCAGACCGAGTTCACGCTCGACGGCGCGCCCGACACTCGCAACGGCGGCGCGGTCACCACGGCCTACATCCCCTCGCGCGACTTCGTGCAGGAGACCCGCGTCATCACCTCGCCCTACGACGCCTCGCTCGCCCATACCTCGGGCGGCTCGCTCGACACCAGCCTCAAGTCCGGCAGCCGCCAGTTCCACGGCAGCGGAAGCTGGTTCTTCCAGCCTCAGGGCGTCGATGCCCCGGCCTACTCGCTCGGCCCCACCAGCGCCCCGGCCAATAAGTACGATCGCGAGAGCGGCGAGGTCAGCGGCCCCATACTGCCCTCGAAGCTCTTCTTCTTCGGCGGCTACGAGCGCCAGTTCAACCAGCAGGCCGCCAGCACCACCACCCAGACCGTCCCCACCGACGCGGAGAAGAGCGGTGACTTCTCGGCCCTGCTGCCGCTGGGCACCACGCTCTCGAACACGGTGACCTGCCCCGGACACGTGGCCGCGCCGTACAACAGCTACCAGATCTTCGATCCCTTCAAGACCACGCCCGATCCCGACTGCCCCGGCCAGTACACCCGCGCCGCCGTCCCCGGCAACGTCATCACCAACATGCAGACCATCGACCCGGTCGCGGCTAAGATCCTCAGCTTCTATCCGGAGCCGACGGGCTCGGCCGTCGAGACCCCGAACGGAGCCAATAACTTCGTCTCCAACGTCAACAACGTGGATCACTACTGGAACATCGCCACGCGTATCGACTACACGCTCAACGACCGGCAGAAGCTCTTCGGCCACTACATCCACAGCCTGCGCTCGCAGCCCGGCAAGAACGCCTACTACCCCGGAGCCAGCGGCCAGACCCTGACCCTGAAGAACAACGCTATCGCGCTGGACTACGTCGATACGCTGAACGCGACGACGGTCCTCAACGTCCGCTACTCCTTCACGCGCTTCACCACGGTCACCTCGCTCGACGCCAAGACGACTTCGACCGACCTCGGCATCAACCCCAACGCCATCGCGGGTTCGAACCCCGCCGCGCAGGGCTTCCCCCAGGTCAAGATTACCGGCTACGCCACGCTCGGCAACTCCGATCCCGGCTTCGAGGCGGATAACATCCACGTCGCCATGGCTTCTATCTCCAAGTCGCTGGGTCGTCACCAGGTCCGCTTCGGCGTCGAGTGGCGCGAGTACCAGGCCAACCAGTTCAACTCCTCAGGCGAGCACTTCGTCGTTAACGCCCAGGGGACCTACACCAAGGGGCCGGAGAACACTAACGCTACCACTGCTACTATCGGGCAGGCGCTGGCGTCGCTGGAGTTCGGCCAGTCCGAGGGCTCGTCCGAGACCCTCAACGCCGCCACCTCCAACAACACCGACTACACTTCGGGCTACTTCCAGGACGACTGGAAGGTCACGCCCAAGCTCACCGTCAACCTCGGCCTGCGCTACGAGTACGGCAGCCCCGTCCGAGAGCGCCACAACAAGAGCACCACAGGCTTCGCCTTCGACGCGCCCAACCCCGTCGCCGCCCAGGCCCAGGCCAAGTACGCCTCGCTCTATACGGCCTCGGCGGCCAACCCCGCCACGGCCTACTACGCCAGCCCCGGCAGCTTCGCGGTCAACGGCGGCCTCGAGTACGCCACTCCAGGCGGCTCGCAGCAGGCTCTCTGGAGCGGCCAGAAGAAGAACGTCTCGCCGCGCATCGGCTTTGCCTATAACCCCACGCCCAAGCTGGTCATCCGCGGCGGCTACGGCATCTTCTTCAGCCACCTGGCCGAGTACGTGCAGTACGGCAACGCGGTCGGCTTCAGCCAGACCACCAACACCGTGCCCACCAACGACGGCGGCCTCACCTTTGTCTCCAGCCTCGCCAACCCATTCCCCAACGGTCTCATCCAGCCCAGCGGAGCGGGCAACGGCCTGCTCCAATCTATCGGGACGTCGATCACCTTCTTCCCGCAGCACCCCAGCACGCCTTATAATGAGCGTTATTCTCTCGGCTTCCAGTACCAGCTTCCCGCCGACATGATCGTCGAGGCGGACTACGTCGGCAATCAGGGCTACCACATCCGCGTCACGCGCGACTACGATCCGGTCCCCAACAGCCTGCTCAGCACGGACTCGAGCCGCACCGTCGCGCAGACCGCCATCAACACCCGCATGACCCACCTGAGCGCCAATCCCTTCCAGGGCATCGCGATGCCCGGTAACCCCAGCCTGGCCTCCAGCACCACCATCGCCAACAGCCAGCTGGCCAAGCCCTTTCCCGAGTTCACTGGTATCACCGCGCAGGATACCTCCGGCTTCTCCAGCTACAACGCTCTGCAACTCTCGTTGCAGAAGCGCTTCTCGCACGGCTACAACATGACCGTGGCCTACACCAAGTCGCGCTCGCTCGACGCCATCACCTTTCTGAACCCCGGCGACGCCAAGCCCTGGTACGGCGTCTCCAACGGCGACTACCCGCAGGTGCTCGCGGTCTCGGCCATCTATGAGCTGCCCTTCGGCAAGGGCAAGCCCTTCTTCGGCTCGGCTCACGGCGTGCTCGGCGAAGCCATTCGCGGCTTCCAGGTGCAGGGCAGCTATCAGGTGCGCAGTGGCCAGCCGCTCACCTTCAACAACGCCGGAGCCATCCTGCGTCCGGGCGCTACCTTCGCCGACATCGGCAAGAACCCGCACAAAAGCTACACGCAATGGTTCAACACCGCCGCCTTTGTCAACAATCTGCTGACCGGTGTGCAGGGCCAGACGGTCGACAGCGACTGCAAGGCCCACCCCACTACCTGCTACACCAATACGGTACTGGAGTCGAACGTCCGCACCTATCCGCTGCGCTTCAACAACGTTCGCCAGGACTACCAGGACCTGCTGAACGTGGGCGCGCTCAAGAAGTTTAACGTCAAGGAGCGGGTCGACATGATCGTCCGCGCGGAGGCGCTCAACGCGCTCAACCACCCGGTCTACTCGGCTCCCAGCAC
- a CDS encoding amidohydrolase family protein, with the protein MKKRAVCLLGMLLFASASAWAQKKPVSTPAHPLVVEHGIYKVHLLLHDIGSEEYTVTESGGHQILTAQVSFSDRGTKRGSSTTLEMDESFNPIRIVQHPVPEVAGGDSVAELTASSVQVREADASRTIARPRVAFVGFGAVPASVQMMMMRYWRRHGRPASLPLLRANARALPVEIRSVGYDAFDFHGHILRLERYTVANLVFGREILWMNDSGRIAAMMTFAGGLPQELVLDEYSSVAGQMVHSAVQQEMLDLAALDRQVSPTAQGSYAIAGARLIDGTGAPAVENATVLVRDGRIAAAGAGVSVPAGTRIVHAEGQSLLPGLWEMHSHYSGVEFGPALLAAGVTTARDCGGEVEFLTAVRREIDQKHALGPRLLLAGLIDAGGLLGFGVVDANTPEEGVAAVDAYADAKFEQIKVYTQLRPEVLKAITAEAHRRGLTVTGHVPAAVDAFEGVEDGMDQINHLQFVTKAMQQPGSNGPLDLNSERAKALIALLKQRQIVIDPTVGWGEMAGHPKNIDVASFEPGIHAAPESMAFKFRGLGVPAADEAKFHERMQTNLRVIRALYDAGVPIVAGSDTNIIGYGLDRELELYVQAGMTPLAAIQSATLVPARAMKLDRELGTVEVGKRADLLLVRGNPLAKISDLRQVVSVVKDGRMYDSKALGRSVGFQR; encoded by the coding sequence ATGAAGAAGCGTGCGGTCTGTCTATTGGGTATGCTGCTGTTTGCCTCGGCAAGCGCCTGGGCGCAAAAGAAGCCGGTGAGCACGCCCGCTCATCCTCTGGTGGTCGAGCACGGCATCTATAAAGTTCATCTGCTGCTTCACGACATCGGTAGCGAGGAGTACACCGTCACGGAAAGCGGTGGCCACCAAATCTTGACCGCGCAGGTCAGCTTCTCGGACCGCGGCACTAAACGCGGTAGTTCCACCACGCTCGAGATGGACGAGTCTTTCAACCCCATCCGCATCGTCCAGCATCCAGTTCCAGAAGTCGCAGGCGGCGATTCCGTGGCCGAGCTTACGGCGTCCTCGGTGCAGGTGCGCGAGGCCGACGCCAGCCGCACCATCGCCCGCCCCCGCGTGGCCTTCGTGGGCTTCGGAGCCGTGCCCGCCTCGGTGCAGATGATGATGATGCGCTACTGGCGGCGTCACGGCCGTCCGGCCAGCCTGCCGCTGCTGCGCGCCAACGCCCGCGCACTGCCGGTCGAGATCAGATCGGTAGGCTACGATGCCTTCGACTTCCACGGCCACATCCTGCGGCTCGAGCGATACACGGTCGCCAATCTCGTCTTCGGCCGCGAGATCCTGTGGATGAACGACAGCGGCCGCATCGCCGCCATGATGACCTTCGCGGGCGGTCTGCCGCAGGAGCTGGTGCTCGACGAGTACTCCTCCGTGGCGGGCCAGATGGTCCACAGCGCCGTCCAGCAGGAGATGCTCGACCTGGCCGCGCTGGACCGGCAGGTGTCGCCCACGGCGCAGGGCAGCTACGCCATCGCGGGCGCGCGGCTGATCGACGGCACCGGCGCGCCCGCCGTGGAGAACGCCACGGTGCTGGTGCGCGATGGCCGCATCGCCGCTGCTGGCGCGGGCGTCAGCGTCCCGGCCGGCACACGCATCGTCCACGCCGAGGGCCAGTCGCTGCTGCCCGGCCTGTGGGAGATGCACTCGCACTACTCGGGCGTGGAGTTCGGCCCGGCGTTGCTGGCGGCGGGCGTCACCACGGCTCGCGACTGCGGCGGCGAGGTGGAGTTTCTCACCGCAGTGCGCCGGGAGATCGATCAAAAACACGCTCTGGGGCCGCGTCTGTTGCTCGCGGGGCTGATCGACGCAGGCGGCCTGTTGGGCTTCGGAGTTGTGGACGCGAACACCCCCGAGGAGGGCGTGGCGGCGGTCGATGCCTATGCTGATGCGAAGTTCGAGCAGATCAAGGTCTACACGCAGCTTCGGCCCGAAGTCCTGAAGGCCATTACGGCGGAAGCGCATCGCCGCGGCCTGACCGTGACCGGCCACGTGCCCGCGGCAGTCGATGCGTTTGAAGGCGTCGAGGACGGGATGGATCAGATCAATCATCTGCAGTTCGTGACCAAGGCGATGCAGCAGCCGGGTAGCAACGGTCCACTTGACTTGAACTCCGAACGGGCAAAGGCGTTGATTGCCCTGCTGAAGCAGCGGCAGATCGTCATCGACCCGACGGTTGGTTGGGGCGAGATGGCCGGGCATCCGAAGAACATCGACGTGGCCTCGTTCGAGCCGGGTATCCACGCCGCGCCGGAGTCGATGGCGTTCAAGTTTCGCGGGCTGGGAGTTCCGGCTGCCGATGAGGCGAAGTTTCACGAGCGGATGCAGACGAATCTCCGCGTCATCCGCGCGCTTTACGATGCGGGCGTGCCCATCGTCGCGGGCAGCGATACGAACATCATCGGCTACGGCCTGGACCGCGAGCTGGAGCTATATGTCCAAGCTGGAATGACGCCGTTGGCGGCGATCCAGTCGGCTACGCTGGTGCCCGCGCGAGCTATGAAGCTCGACCGCGAACTGGGCACGGTGGAGGTGGGCAAGCGTGCGGATCTGCTGCTGGTGCGGGGCAATCCACTAGCAAAGATCAGCGATCTGCGCCAGGTAGTGAGCGTGGTGAAAGATGGCCGGATGTACGACAGCAAGGCGCTGGGCCGGAGCGTCGGCTTCCAACGCTAA
- a CDS encoding MFS transporter: MKKLRSSRYVTALIAGAFFMENLDGTVIATALPQMARSFHVGAVHLNIGMTAYLLTLAVFIPISGWVADRFGSRSVFATAIALFTFASLLCGYSQTLTQFTLMRILQGIGGAMMVPVGRLIVLRTTPKDQLTQAIAYITWPGLTALVLGPPLGGFITTYASWHWIFFLNLPLGVVALVLTLLWVENFRVDEHHPFDWLTFLLAGCASTGIVYAMEKLGGEGDRWQMPAVILTLSLLSGVLAVVVARRKPATSLIDFDSLRLSSYALSVYGASAFRIAVSVLPFLLPLMFQIAFGLNAFTSGLYLLALFAGDLSMKIIVIPLLRRFGFRRILIVNGVITAASVALCATLSPATPVPLLLVILFAHGAFRSMEFTCMTTLAYTEIPSERMSRANGFLSAVMQLSMGMGVAVGAITLRLVAHARGHSATLPQLRDFHLAILFMAVLALGPVFNSLSLAPDAGATTSGHRRQELEALEAEAH, from the coding sequence ATGAAGAAATTGCGTTCCTCGCGATACGTCACCGCCCTGATCGCCGGAGCCTTCTTCATGGAGAACCTCGACGGCACCGTCATCGCCACGGCGCTGCCCCAGATGGCGCGCAGCTTTCACGTAGGCGCGGTCCATCTCAACATCGGCATGACGGCCTACCTGTTAACGCTGGCGGTCTTCATCCCCATTAGCGGATGGGTAGCCGACCGCTTCGGCTCGCGCTCGGTCTTTGCCACAGCGATTGCCCTGTTCACCTTTGCCTCGCTGCTCTGCGGATACTCCCAGACGCTCACGCAGTTCACGCTGATGCGGATTTTGCAGGGTATCGGCGGAGCCATGATGGTGCCGGTGGGACGCCTGATCGTGCTGCGCACGACGCCCAAGGACCAGTTGACGCAGGCCATCGCGTACATCACCTGGCCGGGCCTGACCGCGCTGGTACTGGGGCCGCCGCTGGGTGGGTTCATTACGACCTATGCGAGCTGGCACTGGATCTTCTTTCTCAACCTGCCGCTGGGCGTCGTCGCGCTGGTGCTGACGCTGCTGTGGGTGGAGAACTTCCGCGTCGATGAGCATCATCCCTTCGACTGGCTCACGTTCCTGCTAGCGGGCTGCGCTTCGACCGGCATCGTCTACGCCATGGAGAAGCTGGGCGGCGAGGGCGACCGCTGGCAGATGCCCGCCGTCATCCTTACGCTGAGCCTGCTCAGTGGTGTGCTGGCTGTCGTTGTGGCGCGGCGCAAGCCCGCTACTTCGCTCATTGACTTCGACTCGCTGCGGCTCAGCAGCTATGCGCTCTCGGTCTATGGGGCCAGCGCCTTTCGCATCGCGGTCTCGGTGCTTCCCTTTCTGCTGCCGCTCATGTTTCAGATCGCCTTTGGTCTGAATGCATTCACCTCCGGGCTTTATCTGCTCGCTCTTTTTGCGGGCGATCTAAGCATGAAGATCATCGTCATTCCCTTGCTGCGACGGTTTGGTTTCCGCCGTATTCTCATCGTCAATGGCGTGATTACGGCGGCGTCAGTGGCGCTGTGTGCGACGCTAAGCCCGGCCACGCCGGTTCCGTTGCTGCTCGTGATTCTCTTTGCGCATGGGGCGTTTCGGTCGATGGAGTTCACCTGCATGACCACGCTGGCGTACACCGAGATTCCTTCTGAGCGCATGTCGCGGGCCAATGGGTTTCTCTCGGCGGTGATGCAGCTCAGCATGGGCATGGGGGTTGCCGTCGGGGCGATCACGCTGCGGCTGGTGGCGCACGCGCGTGGGCACTCGGCTACTCTGCCTCAGCTACGGGACTTTCATCTAGCCATTCTCTTTATGGCAGTACTGGCGCTGGGGCCTGTGTTCAACTCGCTCAGCCTTGCGCCGGATGCGGGCGCGACGACCAGTGGGCATCGTCGGCAGGAGTTGGAGGCTCTGGAAGCCGAGGCTCATTAG
- a CDS encoding substrate-binding domain-containing protein translates to MEELEDPSDLLLDDEDDLETPTRRGDRNESVTVLRACEVLKAFRHRGEELHLAEIVSRTGLPKTTTFRLLRTLVHGGLLERAGAGVYRNRFETVATRQLRIGFAAQGDSEFCRSVMQNIETAAAREHVHLITVNNRYSAREALRNADLLIREGVDLILEFQTYERVAPVIASKFLEANTPVIAIEIPHPGATYFGANNYKAGLIGGKALSRWAREHWGGMFDQLVLLELPIAGSLLELRITGFADGLRTELPSSGNVPIAHLDGRGDFEQILGVMRQYLRRTPVRRTLIGAVNDVCALAALRAFDEAGISEYCAVVGQNAILDARNELRRPGTRLVGTVAYFPERYGDEIIPLAIAILQKKMAPSTIFVKHQLITQRNVDLIYPLDKGRSFAPALVRRC, encoded by the coding sequence ATGGAAGAGTTGGAAGATCCAAGCGATCTGCTGCTGGATGACGAAGACGATCTGGAGACGCCCACGCGGCGCGGCGACCGCAACGAGTCGGTCACCGTGCTGCGTGCGTGCGAGGTGCTCAAGGCGTTTCGCCATCGCGGAGAAGAGCTTCACCTGGCCGAGATCGTAAGCCGTACCGGGCTTCCCAAGACCACGACGTTTCGCCTACTGCGCACGCTGGTACACGGCGGGTTGCTCGAGCGAGCAGGCGCAGGCGTCTATCGCAACCGCTTCGAGACCGTGGCGACGCGGCAGCTCCGCATCGGCTTCGCCGCGCAGGGCGACTCCGAGTTCTGCCGCTCGGTGATGCAGAACATCGAGACGGCGGCGGCGCGCGAGCATGTCCACCTCATCACGGTGAACAACCGCTACTCGGCCCGCGAGGCGCTGCGCAACGCGGATCTGCTCATCAGGGAAGGCGTCGACCTGATTCTGGAGTTCCAGACCTACGAGCGTGTAGCCCCGGTGATTGCCTCCAAGTTTCTCGAGGCCAACACCCCGGTGATCGCCATCGAGATCCCGCATCCGGGAGCGACCTACTTCGGGGCCAACAATTACAAGGCCGGGCTCATCGGCGGCAAGGCGCTGAGCCGTTGGGCACGCGAGCACTGGGGCGGCATGTTCGACCAGCTTGTCCTGCTCGAGTTACCCATCGCAGGATCGCTGCTGGAACTGCGCATCACCGGCTTTGCAGACGGCCTGCGCACCGAGCTTCCGAGCAGCGGCAACGTGCCGATCGCTCACCTCGACGGGCGCGGCGACTTCGAGCAGATCCTTGGCGTGATGCGGCAGTACCTGCGTCGTACGCCGGTGCGCCGAACTCTGATCGGCGCGGTCAACGACGTGTGTGCGCTGGCTGCGCTGCGAGCCTTCGACGAGGCAGGCATCAGCGAGTACTGCGCGGTGGTGGGGCAGAATGCAATCCTCGATGCACGCAATGAGCTGCGCCGCCCAGGTACGCGGCTGGTGGGCACGGTCGCGTATTTTCCGGAACGTTACGGCGACGAGATCATTCCGCTGGCCATCGCGATCCTGCAAAAGAAAATGGCCCCTTCGACGATCTTCGTCAAACATCAACTCATCACGCAGCGCAACGTCGACCTGATCTACCCACTGGACAAGGGCCGCAGCTTCGCCCCGGCACTCGTACGGCGTTGCTAA
- a CDS encoding TonB-dependent receptor, which yields MSARWRPANLPTGSLQPAWDLSDSISYTRGRHTFNFGFDWRDVVLDRQSTVNPEGNFTFDGSLSHNQIADLLLGTPLKAQDAQPGPISDVQTGNSVHIHFKAWAPYLQDDWKVTPKLTLNMGVRYDFQTIPYEEQNHMAWFNPANGGGLFMANAAVAQTYGGGLYTADGQRGPGPAVKNVWAPRFGFAFRPFANATTVFRGGYGIFYDTFETNEFVSSTAVFPFAPTQLYTSTAVKGPIYQTDTLFPPLSVGAATPATFINGSLQIAAQHKLNPYVQDYSLGVEQQLDSKTIFTLEYVGNKGTHLNIRTNPNQPTPCNATTNCNPSDTSVANKTARRPYKNLGLVILEDWSGYSNYNALNAKVERRSKNITLSAGYAWSKMMDIKSAAAALTGDAGGAYGFQNGHCPRCDYARSSYDVGQRFVLSALYNLPFGEEQRIGATTPVVVRKIISGWQVNAIGTLQGGFPFSIAGSDVGSINEANSERANEVGNPFPAGFVKNINHWFNPAAFANPAPGFFGTSSRNLLRGPGLANLDMSVMKNVKIRPVDIQLRIESFNVLNHPEFGTPNNSVTSTSLGTITTTNSYVAARQNQAAVRITF from the coding sequence GTGGGACCTCTCCGACTCCATCTCCTACACGCGTGGCCGCCACACCTTCAACTTCGGCTTTGACTGGCGCGACGTCGTGCTGGACCGGCAGAGCACGGTGAACCCCGAAGGAAACTTCACCTTCGACGGCTCGCTAAGCCACAACCAGATCGCCGACCTGCTGCTGGGCACGCCGCTGAAGGCGCAGGACGCGCAGCCCGGTCCGATCTCCGACGTGCAGACGGGCAACTCGGTCCACATCCACTTCAAAGCCTGGGCACCCTACCTGCAAGACGACTGGAAGGTAACCCCCAAGCTGACACTGAACATGGGCGTGCGCTATGACTTCCAGACCATTCCCTATGAGGAGCAGAACCACATGGCCTGGTTCAATCCAGCCAACGGCGGCGGTCTCTTCATGGCCAACGCGGCGGTGGCCCAGACCTACGGCGGCGGCCTCTACACCGCCGATGGACAGCGCGGACCAGGGCCTGCGGTGAAGAACGTATGGGCACCGCGCTTCGGATTCGCCTTCCGTCCCTTCGCCAACGCCACCACGGTCTTCCGCGGCGGTTACGGCATCTTCTACGACACCTTCGAGACCAACGAGTTCGTTTCCTCCACCGCGGTCTTTCCCTTCGCGCCGACGCAGCTCTACACCTCCACTGCGGTCAAAGGTCCCATCTACCAGACTGACACCCTCTTCCCGCCTCTCTCCGTCGGGGCGGCGACTCCGGCGACCTTCATCAACGGAAGCCTGCAGATCGCCGCGCAGCACAAGCTGAACCCCTACGTGCAGGACTACTCGCTGGGTGTGGAGCAGCAGCTCGACAGCAAGACGATCTTCACGCTGGAGTACGTGGGCAACAAGGGCACGCACCTGAACATTCGCACCAACCCCAACCAGCCCACGCCCTGCAATGCCACCACAAACTGCAACCCGTCGGATACCTCTGTTGCGAACAAGACAGCGCGGCGGCCTTACAAGAACCTCGGCCTGGTGATCCTCGAGGACTGGAGCGGCTATTCGAATTACAACGCGCTAAACGCAAAGGTGGAGCGTCGCTCGAAGAACATCACGCTGAGCGCGGGCTATGCCTGGTCGAAGATGATGGACATCAAGAGTGCCGCTGCAGCCCTCACAGGCGATGCAGGCGGAGCTTACGGCTTCCAGAACGGTCACTGCCCCCGCTGCGACTACGCGCGGTCGTCCTACGACGTAGGCCAGCGCTTTGTCCTGAGCGCGCTCTACAACCTGCCCTTCGGCGAAGAGCAGCGCATCGGCGCAACGACGCCGGTGGTGGTGCGCAAGATCATCAGCGGCTGGCAGGTCAACGCCATCGGCACACTGCAGGGCGGCTTCCCCTTCTCCATCGCTGGCTCCGATGTAGGCAGCATCAACGAGGCCAACTCGGAGCGCGCAAACGAGGTTGGCAACCCTTTCCCGGCAGGTTTTGTGAAGAACATCAACCACTGGTTCAACCCCGCTGCCTTCGCCAATCCCGCACCCGGCTTCTTCGGTACTTCGTCGCGCAACCTGCTGCGCGGCCCAGGACTCGCAAACCTGGATATGTCGGTGATGAAGAACGTGAAGATCAGGCCAGTGGATATTCAACTGCGGATCGAGTCGTTCAACGTACTCAACCACCCAGAGTTCGGCACGCCGAACAACTCGGTGACGAGCACCAGCCTCGGCACCATCACGACGACGAACTCCTACGTGGCGGCGCGCCAGAATCAGGCCGCCGTGCGCATCACGTTCTAA